The Paenibacillus polymyxa M1 DNA segment GTTACGGTATGGGTTACGGTAGAGAATCTGCGACCTTTACCACAGATCGCTTTGGTAATAATCTCTCTACGATTTTTATGACTTAATGCCATTCTTGAACCTCCTCCATACAATCAATCATTCCATACATATGTATGCAGGTTGTGGGCGAATGTTGAGTGAATAGGCGAAAAGGAAAAAATATTATTTGTATAAGCATATGCCGCCATGGCTTGAACTCATGCACGCCAATGTGTTACATACTGCTCAACGATCTGTAAAAATTCGCTAAGAGCTGGCGATTTCCACTTTTTCGTGTGATAAGCGACCTGAGTAGCCACCTGCTGTTCACTGTCATCCCAGGCTAGACGTGCCATTTTCCCTTCTCGCAGCTCATTTTGTACCGTAACCAGCGGAAGCAGCGCGATACCCAGTCCAGCCATGACGCATTGCTTGATGGCTTCTATGCTCCAAAATTCCAGACTAGGGTCTGCAAAAATACCGTGTTTGTTCAAATACTGCTCAAAAAGGATTCGGTACGTACATCCAGCCTCCGTATGCAAAATGGTTTCGTCCTTCAAGTCGGCAGGCTCTACCTGTGTATAGGCAACCAGCGAATGCTTCAGTGGCGCCACCAGCGCCATCGGCTCATGAATAAGCGTGGTGATATTCAGTTCCCTATCCTCCGTCTCAGGTTGAAGCAAAAAAGCCAAATCCAATTCACCGGAACGGATCAAATCACGTAATTCCCAGCATTCGCCGGGTTTAAGTACAATTTTAACCTTTGGGTACCGCTCCCTGTACTCACGGATCAGACTCGGCAAACGAAAAGCAGCCAGAGACTCTGGTGCTCCTATTTTTAGCGTTCCTGCTAATTCTGTTTCTGAACGAAGCGCATCCTTGGCCATAGCATGCATCTTGGAAATTTCCTGCGCATAGGGCAGCAGGCGTCGTCCGGCATCGGTCAGCATAATTTTCTTGCCAATGCGATCAAACAGCGGCGTACCCAATTCCGTCTCCAGTGTTTGAATTTGAGCAGTAATACTTGACTGTGCATAATCCAGTATACGCGCTGCTCGCGTAAAACTGCCTGCCTCCACCACATTTATAAAGGTAAACAAATGCCGCGATTCCATAATCCGCTCCTTCAATCGATTTTTCCGATGCAAGCAATCGTAATATTCCGTTTTTCCGATAGATTGATTATCTGATAAGCTGGAGAAAATAACAAGAGAAAGAAGGCTTTTCTGCATGACGAATGAAAATAAGCTTCAATCCACTATTGGTCTTCCACAGGCCATTGCGCTCTATATCGGAGCTGTATTGGGTTCGGGGGTATTGATTGTGCCTGGTCTTGCCGCCCAAATGGCGGGTCCAGCATCGTTGCTGGCATGGGGATTCATGACCCTGCTCATTCTGCCAATGGCGCTTTCCATGGGACTTCTATCCGC contains these protein-coding regions:
- a CDS encoding LysR family transcriptional regulator, whose product is MESRHLFTFINVVEAGSFTRAARILDYAQSSITAQIQTLETELGTPLFDRIGKKIMLTDAGRRLLPYAQEISKMHAMAKDALRSETELAGTLKIGAPESLAAFRLPSLIREYRERYPKVKIVLKPGECWELRDLIRSGELDLAFLLQPETEDRELNITTLIHEPMALVAPLKHSLVAYTQVEPADLKDETILHTEAGCTYRILFEQYLNKHGIFADPSLEFWSIEAIKQCVMAGLGIALLPLVTVQNELREGKMARLAWDDSEQQVATQVAYHTKKWKSPALSEFLQIVEQYVTHWRA